A genome region from Neoarius graeffei isolate fNeoGra1 chromosome 21, fNeoGra1.pri, whole genome shotgun sequence includes the following:
- the tnni4a gene encoding troponin I4a has translation MGAEREGSKERAANKDEYVYRHERQVQRKSRSKSKYPATRRLLLKTKLLKKAESLLVKEKEQKKIERDSALNERVPPLKLSGLSVQELQELCKDLHQKIDIVDEARYDLSVKVARNDLEIQSLQQKIFELKGKMSRPKLKRVKKSADDKLGALTDTKLMKADFKANLKTVKKEDEKKEEVTDWRKNVEAMSGMEGRKKLFNAGQ, from the exons ATGGGAGCAGAGAGGGAGGGGAGTAAAGAACGTGCAGCAAACAAAGATGAATATGTGTATAGGCATGAGAGACaggtgcaa AGGAAGTCCAGATCGAAATCCAAATACCCGGCAACACGTAGGTTGCTGCTGAAG ACAAAACTTCTGAAGAAGGCAGAGAGTCTCCTTGTAAAGGAAAAAGAGCAGAAGAAGATAGAGCGAGACAGTGCTCTGAATGAGAGAGTGCCTCCTCTAAAGCTCTCCGGACTCTCGGTACAGGAGCTGCAG GAACTTTGTAAAGATTTGCACCAAAAGATTGACATTGTGGATGAGGCTCGATATGATCTTTCGGTAAAAGTGGCCAGAAATGATTTGGAG ATTCAGTCACTGCAGCAGAAGATCTTTGAGCTGAAAGGGAAAATGAGCAGACCCAAACTGAAGAGAGTGAAGAAATCAGCAGATGACAAGTTGGGAGCCCTGACAGACACCAAGCTCATGAAGGCTGACTTTAAAGCGAACTTGAAGACCGTGAAAAAGGAGGATGAAAAG AAAGAGGAGGTGACAGACTGGAGGAAGAATGTGGAAGCCATGTCTGGGATGGAAGGCAGGAAGAAACTTTTCAATGCTGGACAGTGA